A genomic region of Pithys albifrons albifrons isolate INPA30051 chromosome 20, PitAlb_v1, whole genome shotgun sequence contains the following coding sequences:
- the CCDC187 gene encoding coiled-coil domain-containing protein 187 isoform X3 translates to MNNSFAPGELDPLADVALAWKSVQEAKAVLQRIENKFYHQTWSGAKSQAARRKLWHEKSFDGERNKDETALSEKKSTEIPPGCRKGSPAALTPSWTQICWTESPAGTSGSSRMIPLSLREASRSAPSSPARDWAVGGKGTAGTWTPAKNLDRPRRDNFWDQADPRGHTVQKEKPACSLHHPPHSPAGSRSFLAVPGGNWTNTPMPMALLPPTCHLPPASKASDQKLEELWTKSPQNKLEQLKKRIQEQKRKQQAAPREQKHLISAQEPMANRALKRKVCRVGSAPPAPAYRDQRGRSSAQRTQTQSQRLPPPKSSVLERPGAGKGAKLPGASAWREGQKLARKLLGPPPEFPNLRSRAEEQSTANTFEPGRGFETIPVMENSWRDKGRDPVGKSPEFQSWRAVGRGSNATTEDTNQALSTFHFQSHDGNRPTRLPKDTAKGKGSPGIVLQQFLGLHSPPPGLWGITPSAFCGERAQPSLMPEGAKPSTPGSCSRGKSASPQRLKGLSSPAQRASEKENLKHPSKRRVNLKNPHPYSPEIVREFMNRKKEERKRKLLKEKKSLVEAAEMRKKRLQEVYRKQKEAIGKKSCPDQMYKLIGKAAPAKGNPQCDLEHEQSSGGILGRSSMAWLDGTPCPLLHRDHTGRNQLPESAQSPKKGEALAPPEPLGCECCFLSEDLRECCPPALPSPPLRFSPPQDNAKPFSKDLISELSPYRSKQDRVKAIHSLSKELEEKIDMTTKRLSAESWVKDSADKTSTQTTLDLHNDSSSVPEPETSRDKLDRKMTAQMLLDVADPDVLCVSPSREFPGLDRVRLVGSTEGATALDRQQEMPTPLPGGSSERKEFPWIIHSTAQRHLSTGGDLSNTLQGFPVSKGSEVDINPWHGKPIASPASPAHRFLSGSPQRGLTAQGDHYPCRTILEVQNQEEKTNQSPEESLKIPDSLSFQPSAALSTRAETDGSEQALGGGDCSCTELKEKHRSHLDTLRQTSLLLAHKLQVHQLQQKQQLRVLREKAKQEVQESQRILRDLLQHSPEESRSSRGSDPSVPGLCHTGQTWRGHQLGGDQAAGSNLEIFSLRQPALKIERIHSPVDPKIVGERKPLGGKDLYCSVLQEASLPADPGEPLPNHQALDLLSPLVNLPCGEDSVESSGRASWDSQGSTVIPISGGSGVSCGLSLALAGQCLRAEELRARHQQTLLELRKEALRDKARAELAWLGHHRRVLENLQDSNGASAMAAKQSKILLELKKEQAEIQHLQNIYRAAHQERKLLLKQQREILMLQLSTAQLQKKLHNLPGKQELTRCPATEEAIKLKKMRLVSDPKSCSSSAESAAPPERPELAGSKDSCVQLKQKQEEKHQGFSTENKETQAQKQAEESPGLEQPLGLQGPGRCGMVAKRVCGATGGTTGSAFVVKDCKNSGLTAQDNVLLPVALANSSGLDEPTSTPIPREGRQCEFLETLLEDKALLSKTVVDPKDNEDINPCGSKFIGKGLWVLSTWCNLCLVQAENTPEGAVKEVEVPVPSEFHQVDHSQCLKHLDHVSHQAPKEELNLRALSEGLAATESSSKANNSSLKCESAKSDSSLPEFQKVSAVQIDTLESSISESESELKHGEDTDVGVPEEFVHDSGDVFPNLSKEVPVAVRDGKETSPTEQHEDDRAESSPCSQKYPGDVLDRGCAEHLLPFIPTDKAKPAHSSQSDSPAVGMDEQKEWVAKRNQSNPTTKRQAVKEGRTELTSSASSRKELFQAENCSSKGEDDATSIRDKGLPPSAEDALSEILSPVDEILSYGSADLPSTNKKDLSFLSEDLPPPPLGAGAVKSDDLPFSRDDFPAPPEQMTGSETSQGMDGDISLKMDALPPLPDNIMPEEFPLLNQETIDALSTQGSRLSEQSSLKAISSSKEDLSEHQQGEHETPLQHLELLPVSNPVSSGQAGKSPKFPMQQSKTHSMLPSTGGDSDDPLLPFEIGHRVFVRQTQPGTLMFKGLTHFGSGHWAGVALDKAEGDNAGTYQGVKYFGCAQHCGVFVRPEEVSHLLGENKNSSNYSGEEDSDSCDDESFKGGCKYSEDDEQREGFTEEKAEDPKSAGGSEIKENQSGLHTALLHEKEQKFPHSNQCKCNESLCQKSLMCLGSDKEKPEVTQIKQRILAAVLPMKGKTNNTDEVNTGKNICCLVEDQKRIKLADDIASELGKKLLFDILIAFSETAQHEYKSAFEKDTMNYSKGLRQGNNQKLFLLKENAVPVLSESSAKVSDVLLGDFDALCIHGCHTVAERIVTKFIDDAVKEYKKIKRKHGSKADKILNLSSETSPNTLPFLTKILDAAVFGSSEDFVQPNSDQHVLGRQRQKQYLYKLDQWHSAPWKKTVEVPLVIPHYSSYVKNLSACAVEELWTPENINSNFKTIGVPKCFEWNDLPGNDVEAESKRMYNQVIFDLTRELCAEHQVTANPGMFPWMKRNVGSCCSRCFCTRTDVSDVKVFIQGEIIKIMNLEKNDLEMKRKILNMTKYGNRKRDRVDLILVQELHKEESQWTYYGDDELTVKMRMTEGIFDTLILDTIRVLNKIYLRRASD, encoded by the exons cctccctcccacaTGCCACCTGCCACCAGCCAGCAAGGCCAGTGACCAGAAACTGGAAGAGCTGTGGACAAAATCACCCCAAAATAAGTTGGAGCAACTCAAGAAGAGGATCCAGgagcagaagagaaagcaaCAAGCAGCACCTCGGGAGCAGAAACACCTCATTTCTGCTCAAGAGCCAATGGCAAACAGAGCCCTGAAGAGAAAGGTGTGcagggtgggctctgctcctcctgctccagcttaCAGAG ACCAAAGAGGGAGAAGCTCAGCACAGAGGACCCAAACACAAAGCCAGAGACTGCCTCCACCCAAGTCCTCTGTCCTGGAGAGaccaggggcagggaaag GTGCAAAGCTGCCTGGTGCTTCTGCATGGAGAGAAGGACAGAAGTTGGCTAGAAAGTTGCTTGGCCCACCCCCTGAATTTCCAAacctgaggagcagagctgaagagcagagcacagcaaacaCTTTTG AACCTGGCAGAGGATTTGAGACAATACCAGTGATGGAAAACAGCTGGAGAGACAAGGGAAGGGACCCTGTGGGGAagagccctgaattccagagctggagggctgtgggaaggggcagcaatGCAACAACTGAGGATACAAACCAAGCACTCAGCACCTTCCACTTCCAGTCCCATGATGGGAACAGACCTACCAGACTCCCAAAAGATACTGCAAAAGGAAAGGGATCCCCAGGGATTGTTCTGCAGCAATTCCTAGGGCTCCATTCTCCTCCACCTGGACTTTGGGGCATAACTCCCTCTGCCTTCTGTGGGGAAAGGGCACAACCCTCACTAATGCCAGAGGGAGCCAAGCCCAGCACCCCaggaagctgcagcagagggaaaagtgCATCTCCTCAGAGGCTGAAAGGCTTGAGCAGCCCTGCACAGAGAGCATCTGAGAAAGAAAACCTGAAGCACCCTTCAAAGAGGAGGGTAAACCTGAAAAACCCTCACCCCTACAGCCCTGAAATCGTTCGGGAATTTATGaatagaaaaaaggaagaaaggaagagaaaactcCTCAAAGAGAAAAAGTCTTTGGTGGAGGCTGCAGAGATGAGGAAGAAGAGACTGCAAGAGGTGTACAGGAAACAGAAAGAAGccattgggaagaaatcctgtCCTGACCAGATGTACAAGCTCATTGGGAAAGCAGCTCCTGCAAAAGGAAATCCTCAGTGTGACCTTGAGCAT GAGCAAAGCAGTGGGGGAATCCTGGGGAGGAGTTCCATGGCCTGGCTGGATGGAACACCCTGCCCTCTACTGCACAGAGATCACACAGGCAG gAATCAACTTCCAGAATCTGCTCAATCCCCTAAAAAAGGAGAGGCATTGGCTCCTCCAGAACCCCTGGGATGTGAATGCTGCTTTCTCAGTGAGGATTTGAGGGAGTGctgtcccccagctctgccttcaccTCCTCTGAGATTTTCCCCTCCTCAGGACAATGCAAAACCTTTCTCCAAGGACTTGATTTCTGAACTTTCTCCTTACAGAAGCAAACAGGATCGAGTGAAAGCCATTCATAGTCTGTCCAAGGAACTAGAAGAAAAGATTGACATGACAACTAAGAGGCTGAGTGCAGAAAGCTGGGTTAAAGACTCTGCTGACAAAACATCAACACAGACAACTTTGGATCTTCACAATGACTCCTCTTCTGTCCCAGAACCTGAGACTTCCAGAGATAAGCTAGACAGGAAAATGACTGCACAAATGCTTCTGGATGTTGCTGATCCTGATGTGCTATGTGTGTCACCCAGCAGGGAATTTCCTGGACTGGACAGGGTTAGACTTGTGGGTAGCACTGAGGGAGCAACAGCCCTGGACAGGCAGCAGGAAATGCCCACTCCTTTGCCTGGTGGGAGTTCTGAGAGGAAAGAATTCCCCTGGATCattcacagcacagcacagaggcacCTCAGCACTGGGGGAGACCTGAGCAACACATTGCAAG GTTTCCCTGTGAGTAAAGGCTCCGAGGTGGACATAAACCCCTGGCATGGAAAGCCAATAGCCAGCCCAGCCTCTCCAGCTCACAGATTCCTCTCTGGAAG CCCGCAGAGAGGACTCACAGCCCAGGGGGATCACTATCCATGTAGGACGATTTTGGAGGTTCAGAACCAAGAGGAAAAGACCAACCAGTCTCCTGAAGAGAGCCTGAAGATCCCTGACAGCCTGAGCTTCCagccctctgctgctctgagcacccGAGCTGAGACTGATGGCTCTGAGCAGGCCTTGG GTGGGGGAGACTGTAGCTGCACAGAGCTGAAAGAGAAGCACAGGAGCCACCTGGACACTCTGAGGCAAACCTCCCTACTGCTGGCTCACAAACTGCAG GTCCATCAGCtccagcagaaacagcagcttaGAGTGCTGagggagaaagcaaagcaagaggTTCAGGAAAGCCAGAGGATTTTGAGggacctgctgcagcacagcccagag gagagcaggagctccAGAGGCAGCGATCCTTCTGTGCCAGGGTTGTGCCACACAGGGCAGACATGGAGAGGACACCAGCTGGGAGGTGACCAAGCTGCTGGCAG TAATCTGGAGATTTTTTCACTGAGACAACCTGCATTGAAGATAGAAAGAATTCACAGTCCAGTGGATCCCAAAATAGTGGGAGAAAGGAAACCTCTAGGAGGAAAAGATCTGTATTGCTCAGTGCTTCAAGAAG CATCCCTGCCAGCAGATCCTGGGGAGCCACTGCCCAACCACCAAGCCTTGGACCTGTTGTCACCTCTGGTGAACCTGCCCTGTGGGGAGGACTCTGTCGAGAGCAGTGGCAGAGCCAGCTGGGACAGCCAG ggcagcacagtCATTCCCATCTCCGGAGGCTCCGGCGTGTCCTGCGGTCTCAGCCTGGCGCTGGCGGGGCAGTGTCtgagggcagaggagctgcGGGCTCGGCACcagcaaaccctcctggagctccgCAAAGAGGCACTGAGGGACaaggccagggcagagctggcctgGCTGGGCCACCACAGACG TGTTCTGGAAAACCTGCAGGACAGTAATGGAGCCTCTGCCAtggcagcaaagcagagcaaaatCCTCCTGGAGCTGAAAAAGGAGCAG GCAGAGATCCAGCACCTGCAAAACATCTACAGGGCAGCCCATCAAGAAAGGAAGCTCTTATTaaagcagcaaagagaaatCCTAATGCTGCAGCTTtcaacagcacagctccagaagAAGCTGCACAATCTGCCTGGGAAGCAAGAG cTTACAAGGTGCCCAGCAACTGAAGAAGCAataaagctgaagaaaatgaggCTTGTTTCTGACCCAAAGTCCTGCTCCTCTTCAGCAGAGTCTGCAGCCCCCCCAGAAAGgcctgagctggcagggagTAAAGACAGTTGTGTCCAACTCAAGCAAAAACAGGAGGAGAAACATCAGGG CTTTTCTACTGAGAACAAGGAAACTCAAGCCCAGAAACAGGCAGAGGAGTCCCCGGGTTTGGAGCAGCCCCTTGGCCTGCAAGGTCCTGGCAGGTGTGGAATGGTGGCCAAGAGAGTGTGTGGTGCTACTGGTGGAACCACAGGCTCAGCCTTTGTGGTTAAAGACTGCAAAAACTCAG GACTTACTGCTCAGGATAATGTTTTATTACCTGTGGCACTTGCAAATTCATCTGGATTGGATGAACCTACATCCACACCCATTCCAAGGGAAGGCAGACAGTGTGAATTTCTG GAAACTCTGCTGGAGGACAAGGCACTTCTATCAAAAACAGTGGTAGATCCTAAAGACAATGAAGATATTAATCCATGTGGCAGCAAGTTCATAGGGAAGGGCCTGTGGGTTCTTTCTACCTGGTGTAACCTGTGCCTGGTTCAGGCAGAAAATACTCCTGAAGGAGCAG tTAAAGAAGTGGAAGTGCCTGTCCCTTCTGAGTTCCATCAGGTGGATCACAGTCAGTGTTTGAAGCATTTGGACCATGTTTCTCATCAAGCTCCCAAGGAAGAACTAAATTTGAGAGCACTTTCTGAAGGATTAGCTGCCACTGAATCATCATCCAAGGCAAACAACTCCTCTTTGAAATGTGAAAGTGCCAAATCAGACTCTTCactcccagaatttcagaaagtATCTGCAGTTCAGATTGACACCTTGGAAAGCTCCATTTCAGAGTCAGAGTCAGAGCTGAAACATGGAGAGGACACAGATGTTGGTGTCCCAGAGGAGTTTGTCCATGACAGTGGTGATGTGTTTCCCAATCTTTCCAAAGAGGTGCCCGTAGCAGtaagggatggaaaggaaacaTCACCTACTGAGCAACATGAAGATGACAGGGCTGAGAGTTCACCATGCTCCCAGAAATACCCTGGAGATGTGTTGGATCGTGGCTGCGCTGAGCATTTGCTTCCTTTCATTCCAACAGACAAAGCCAAGCCAGCACATTCCTCCCAGTctgacagccctgctgtgggaatGGATGAGCAAAAAGAATGGGTggcaaaaagaaatcaaagtaaCCCCACAACCAAAAGACAAGCTGTGAAGGAAGGGAGGACAGAACTGACTTCTTCTGCTTCCTCAAGAAAGGAATTGTTTCAAGCTGAGAACTGCTCTTCCAAAGGGGAAGATGATGCAACTTCCATTAGGGATAAAGGTCTCCCTCCAAGTGCTGAGGATGCCTTGTCAGAAATACTGTCTCCTGTGGATGAAATATTGTCCTATGGAAGTGCTGACTTGCCATCCACTAACAAAAAGGATTTGTCATTTCTAAGTGAAgatcttcctcctccccctttaGGTGCAGGTGCAGTGAAAAGTGATGATCTTCCCTTCAGCAGGGATGATTTCCCAGCTCCACCAGAACAAATGACAGGCTCAGAGACTAGTCAGGGTATGGATGGAGATATATCACTGAAAATGGATGCATTGCCCCCATTACCTGATAACATCATGCCTGAAGAATTTCCCCTGCTCAATCAAGAGACAATTGATGCTTTATCAACTCAGGGTAGTCGACTCTCAGAACAATCTTCACTTAAAGCCATTTCCAGCTCCAAGGAGGACTTATCAGAACACCAGCAAGGAGAACATGAGACACCTTTGCAGCATTTGGAGCTCCTGCCTGTGTCAAACCCTGTTTCTTCTGGCCAGGCTGGTAAAAGCCCCAAGTTCCCAATGCAACAGTCCAAAACTCACTCAatgctgcccagcactgggggggACAGTGATGACCCTTTGTTACCATTTGAAATTGGGCACAGAGTGTTCGTGAGGCAGACCCAGCCTGGCACCCTGATGTTCAAAGGACTCACTCACTTTGGTAGTGGCCACTGGGCTGGGGTTGCCCTGGACAAAGCTGAGGGTGACAATGCTGGAACTTACCAAGGGGTGAAGTACTTTGGGTGTGCTCAGCACTGCGGTGTCTTTGTCAGGCCTGAGGAGGTTTCACACCTGTTGGGGGAGAACAAAAACAGTTCCAATTACAGTGGGGAAGAAGACTCTGACTCCTGTGATGATGAATCCTTCAAAGGAGGCTGCAAATACTCTGAAGATGATGAGCAGAGAGAGGGGTTTacagaggagaaagcagaagaCCCAAAAAGTGCAGGAggttcagaaataaaagaaaaccagtcTGGGTTACACACTGCCTTGCTGCATGAAAAAGAGCAAAAGTTTCCACATTCCAACCAGTGTAAGTGTAATGAATCTCTCTGTCAAAAGAGCTTAATGTGCTTGGGATCAGATAAGGAAAAACCAGAAGTgacacaaataaaacaaaggaTACTTGCAGCTGTGCTTCCAATGAAAGGCAAAACCAATAACACAGATGAGGTAAACACGGGCAAAAATATTTGTTGCTTGGTAGAGGATCAGAAAAGAATTAAACTTGCTGATGATATTGCAAGTGAACTCGGTAAAAAACTTCTGTTTGacattttaattgcattttctgaAACAGCTCAACACGAATATAAAAGTGCCTTTGAAAAGGACACGATGAATTACAGCAAAGGCCTAAGGCAAGGCAACAATCAGAAACTGTTTCTCctcaaagaaaatgcagttcCTGTCTTATCTGAATCATCAGCAAAGGTTTCTGATGTTTTACTGGGTGATTTTGATGCACTTTGTATTCATGGTTGTCACACAGTAGCAGAAAGAATTGTAACTAAATTTATAGACGATGCAGTTAAAGAATATaagaagattaaaagaaaacatggatCAAAAGCAGACAAGATACTTAATTTATCTTCAGAGACTTCTCCAAACACTCTGCCA TTCCTTACAAAAATCCTTGATGCTGCTGTTTTTGGAAGCTCTGAAGACTTTGTTCAGCCTAATTCTGACCAACACGTGCTGGGGAGACAAAGACAAAAGCAATATTTGTACAAATTAGATCAGTGGCACTCAGCTCCTTGGAAGAAAACTGTGGAAGTTCCTCTTGTGATACCACATTACAGTTCTTATGTTAAAAACTTGTCTGCATGTGCTGTAGAAGAATTATGGACCCCAGAAAACATAAATTCAAATTTCAAGACCATTGGTGTGCCAAAGTGCTTTGAATGGAATGATCTCCCAGGGAATGATGTGGAAGCAGAAAGCAAGAGGATGTATAACCAG GTCATATTTGATTTGACCCGTGAGTTGTGTGCAGAACATCAGGTGACTGCAAATCCAGGAATGTTTCCATGGATGAAAAGAAACGTGGGATCTTGCTGTTCCAGGTGTTTCTGCACAAGGACAGATGTCAGTGATGTCAAG gtGTTTATTCAGGgggaaattattaaaataatgaacCTGGAAAAGAATGActtagaaatgaaaagaaaaatcctaaaTATGACCAAGTATGGAAACCGTAAGAGAGACAGAGTGGACCTTATTCTG GTTCAGGAGCTCCATAAAGAAGAGTCTCAGTGGACTTACTATGGGGATGATGAGTTAACAGTGAAGATGAGGATGACTGAAGGCATATTTGATACCTTGATCCTTGATACAATCAGGGTTCTTAATAAGATTTATCTGAGAAGAGCCTCTGATTAA